The Candidatus Dadabacteria bacterium genome contains the following window.
TTGGAAACCTGATTGTTAATTCGAAAAGGGGAGACTGGGAATAATTTTTCTAACTGGAGCAACCGGACAATATGGACTAGGGAGTAGTATATGAAAGGACTTCAAGGGTCTGTTAAAAGGAGTTTGGAAGCACTGGCAAGACCGGAAGAGGAGATAGCAACATACCCTGAATTGCTTTTTGCAACATTTATCGTGGTTGTTGGAGCGATAGTTCTATTCGCTATACTTATTCTTGCAATGGCTCTTCTTATGGGCACTTCTAAAAATACCCTCATATTCCAGTTAAACTTCAAGCAGGAACAAAGTATATCCGCTCACTCCCCGTCAAATTAAGGGACGGCGGACGCAGATACAAAACAATACCGGAGGAAGGAAAGTGGAACAGCTGGATTTCGGAGAAGAGGACAGGTACGTGAGACTTGATGACAAGAAAGACCCTTTGGTCAAGCTAAACGCGATTATCCCCTGGGAGATGTTTCGTTCCCGCCTCAGGTCGGTGTGGCGGAAGCCCGAGAAGCAACGCAAGTCAAGCGCGGGGCGCAAGCCGTGGGACGAGATAGTGATGTTCAAGACGATAATTCTGTGCGCTCTTTACAATCTGT
Protein-coding sequences here:
- a CDS encoding IS5/IS1182 family transposase; protein product: MEQLDFGEEDRYVRLDDKKDPLVKLNAIIPWEMFRSRLRSVWRKPEKQRKSSAGRKPWDEIVMFKTIILCALYNL